A window of Microbacterium lushaniae genomic DNA:
CCGGTCGCGCCGGTGACGAGGACGCGCGCCCCGGGGTTCATCGGGCCTCGGCCGCAGCGTCTCGGAGGTCGGCTTCGACCATCATGGCCACGAGTTCCCGGAAGCCGACTTTCGGCGCCCATCCGAGCACTTCGCGCGCTTTGGTCGCGTCGCCGACGAGCAGATCGACCTCGGCCGGGCGCATGAACTCCTGCGACTGGTGCACGTGCGGCTCCCAGTCAGCGATGCCCGCGGCGTCGAAGGCCGCATTTAGCAGATCCCGGATGGAATGCGTCTCCCCGGTCGCCACGACGTAGTCATCGCCGTGCGGCTGCTGGAGCATGAGCCACATCGCCTCCACGTAGTCGCCGGCGAACCCCCAGTCCCGCTGCGCGTCGAGATTCCCCATCACCAGGGCGTCCTGCAGACCGTGCCGGATGCGGGCCACGGCACGCGTCACCTTGCGCGTGACGAACTCCGGGCCCCGGCGGGGGGACTCGTGGTTGAAGAGGATCCCGCTGGAGGCGTGCATCCCGTAGGACTCGCGGTAGTTGATCGTCATGTAATGGCCGAAGACCTTCGCGACGCCGTAGGGCGACCGGGGCCACAGCAGCGTGCTCTCGCGCTGGGGCACCTCCTGGACCTTCCCGAACATCTCGGAGGAGGACGCCTGGTAGAAGCGCACCGACGCCGGATCGTCACCCGCATACAGCCGGGTGGCCTCCAGGATGTTGAGCACCCCCTTGCCCGTCACATCGGTGGTGAGTGCCGCGTTCTCCCAGGAGTACGCGACGAACGAGATCGCGCCGAGGTTGTACACCTCGTCCGGCTGCGCCTCGGACAAGACCCGGACCAGGCTCGAGACGTCGGTCAGGTCACCGGTGACCAGGCGCACGTCGGGAACAGTGCGCCGCACGAGCTCGATCTTAGGGTTGTTCTGTCCCCGGATCAGGCCGTAGACGGTGTAGCCCTTCGAGATGAGCAGTTCGGCGAGGTACAGGCCGTCCTGTCCCGTGATGCCGGTGATGAGCGCGCGAGGCATGGCGTCCGCTTTCCGATGGGAACCGCCGTCCGGTGCGACGGCGCTTAAGCACCCTACCGGGTGCCCCTCCCCGCTCCTTCGAGCACCTCGTCGATGAGCTCCTGGTAGCGCTGGACGCCCCTCTCGTTGGCGAAGAGAGCCCTCGCGCGGTCCGGTCCGTCGGCGGGGAGAGCAAGCGTGGACAGCTTCCGCAGCGCCGAGGTGATCGCCGCGGAGTCACGCGGCGGCACGATGGTTCCGAAGCCGGTCTCCTGCACGGGGGTGCGCACGCCGGGCATGTCGGTCACCAGCGCCGGCACTCCGGCCATCATCGCCTCGACCTGGACGATCCCGAACGCCTCGAAGGAGTTCACGGACGTCAGCGCGAAGGCGTCGAGGGAGGCGTAGAAGTCGGGCAGGTCGTCGTCCGCGAGGAACCCGAGCATGCGGATCCGGTCGTCGCGGCCGATCGCCTCGCGCACGCGGGCGATGACCGACCCGCCGGCGATGTGGGCGAAGTCGCCGGCGATGAGCAGCCGTGCCTCGGGGTCGGACAGCGCGGTGAACCCGCGGACCAGGTATTCGATGCCCTTCTCCTCGACGATGCGCCCGAGGAAGCCGACGTGCAGGCCGTCGCTCTCACGGAACCGTCCCGTTCCGCCGCGGCGATCGTGGCACCCCGGAGGGATGACGAGCTGGTTGTGCGCGAGAGCGCGCGACACCCGCGAATGCGCCGCGTAATCCGAACTGGAGACGATCACCGCCCGGGAGTTGCGCGCCGCCGCCGTCGTCGAGGCATCCATCGCCCGCGACTGGAGACGGCCGAGCAGGGAGGGCGGCATCGCGATGTCGCACTGATACGTGAAGAGGACGGGCGTCCCCGCCCGGCGGGCCCCGGCGGCGATGGGTCCGGCTTCCAGCATCGGCGCGTGGATGTTGACCACATCCGCCGTCCGTGCGGCTCGGATCACCGCCGGCACGAGGCCCGGCGCGATCACGCCTTTGCCCAGGCGGACCCGAACGGGGAATCGGCGGACACGGACGCCGTTGAT
This region includes:
- a CDS encoding GDP-mannose 4,6-dehydratase — encoded protein: MPRALITGITGQDGLYLAELLISKGYTVYGLIRGQNNPKIELVRRTVPDVRLVTGDLTDVSSLVRVLSEAQPDEVYNLGAISFVAYSWENAALTTDVTGKGVLNILEATRLYAGDDPASVRFYQASSSEMFGKVQEVPQRESTLLWPRSPYGVAKVFGHYMTINYRESYGMHASSGILFNHESPRRGPEFVTRKVTRAVARIRHGLQDALVMGNLDAQRDWGFAGDYVEAMWLMLQQPHGDDYVVATGETHSIRDLLNAAFDAAGIADWEPHVHQSQEFMRPAEVDLLVGDATKAREVLGWAPKVGFRELVAMMVEADLRDAAAEAR
- a CDS encoding glycosyltransferase family 4 protein translates to MRILITLNYYAPYVSGLTNVARDVAEGLAARGHDVLVLTTQHDRSLPPSETINGVRVRRFPVRVRLGKGVIAPGLVPAVIRAARTADVVNIHAPMLEAGPIAAGARRAGTPVLFTYQCDIAMPPSLLGRLQSRAMDASTTAAARNSRAVIVSSSDYAAHSRVSRALAHNQLVIPPGCHDRRGGTGRFRESDGLHVGFLGRIVEEKGIEYLVRGFTALSDPEARLLIAGDFAHIAGGSVIARVREAIGRDDRIRMLGFLADDDLPDFYASLDAFALTSVNSFEAFGIVQVEAMMAGVPALVTDMPGVRTPVQETGFGTIVPPRDSAAITSALRKLSTLALPADGPDRARALFANERGVQRYQELIDEVLEGAGRGTR